The following coding sequences lie in one Metallumcola ferriviriculae genomic window:
- a CDS encoding SDR family NAD(P)-dependent oxidoreductase, which produces MKKAIIIGASSGMGKELAKILSEDNFAVGLMARREDLLSDLQKQLSTTAYIKKADVAKPEEAMALLEELINEMDGTDIIVISAGVGHGNRNLEWAKEKETIDINVSGFTAMADAAFKYFADKGEGHIVGISSIAAIRGNAAGPAYNASKAFVSNYLEGLRMKAKKSKLPITVTDVQPGFVQTDMLKGKGLFWVSTPEKAAQQIYAAVKARKNKAYITKRWRLIAWALKLGIK; this is translated from the coding sequence ATGAAAAAAGCGATCATCATCGGTGCTTCTTCGGGAATGGGTAAAGAGCTTGCCAAGATTTTGTCCGAGGACAATTTTGCTGTCGGCCTTATGGCCAGGCGAGAGGATTTGCTTTCAGATTTACAAAAGCAACTTTCCACAACAGCATACATAAAGAAAGCAGATGTTGCCAAGCCGGAGGAAGCGATGGCCCTGCTTGAAGAATTGATTAATGAAATGGACGGAACTGATATAATTGTCATTAGCGCAGGCGTAGGCCATGGCAATCGCAACCTGGAATGGGCTAAAGAAAAGGAGACAATCGATATCAATGTCTCGGGATTTACCGCTATGGCTGATGCGGCATTTAAATACTTCGCTGATAAAGGAGAGGGCCATATTGTCGGAATATCGTCAATAGCTGCCATTAGGGGAAACGCGGCTGGCCCGGCTTACAATGCTTCTAAGGCATTTGTATCCAATTATTTGGAAGGTTTAAGAATGAAAGCCAAAAAATCAAAATTACCTATCACGGTCACTGATGTACAGCCGGGGTTTGTCCAGACTGACATGCTGAAAGGAAAAGGACTCTTTTGGGTGTCTACCCCGGAAAAAGCGGCTCAGCAAATTTATGCCGCTGTTAAGGCACGAAAGAATAAAGCGTATATCACCAAACGATGGCGGTTGATTGCCTGGGCGCTCAAGTTAGGAATTAAATAG
- a CDS encoding NAD(P)H-dependent flavin oxidoreductase has translation MKTSLTKLLGIKYPIIQGAMAYISESKLVSAACNAGATGVIGSGGRGAAWVRSEIKKTKELTDKPFGVNLMLKDPEKDDIITAICEEKVAFVTLGAGNPIPYFKILKEAGIKVIPVVPNVRSATKVAENGADAIIIEGTESGGHIGNLTTMALMTNIIPQIDIPVVAAGGIVDGRGIAAALIMGSAGVQMGSRFLMTDECQVNQRVKEKISQATDTDTEVTGILAGVMVRGLKNNFTEKFLKLERSGAEPMVLFELATGTNRLSAIDGDIENGSVQVGQSLNVLNKIQSVEDVVLELMEETKTILSSANGILAD, from the coding sequence ATGAAAACAAGTTTAACCAAACTATTAGGCATCAAATATCCCATTATCCAGGGAGCGATGGCCTATATTTCTGAATCCAAGCTAGTCAGTGCCGCTTGTAATGCCGGTGCCACTGGTGTGATCGGGTCTGGCGGTAGAGGTGCGGCATGGGTCAGGAGCGAAATCAAAAAGACCAAAGAACTGACAGATAAACCCTTTGGTGTCAACTTGATGCTGAAAGACCCTGAGAAAGATGATATCATTACCGCAATTTGCGAGGAAAAAGTTGCTTTTGTCACCTTGGGGGCAGGTAACCCGATACCCTATTTTAAAATATTAAAAGAGGCAGGGATAAAAGTCATTCCAGTGGTACCCAATGTGCGCAGTGCAACAAAGGTGGCGGAAAACGGTGCAGACGCCATTATTATTGAAGGAACTGAGTCCGGAGGTCATATTGGCAATTTGACCACCATGGCGCTGATGACTAATATAATACCCCAGATTGATATCCCTGTGGTAGCAGCGGGAGGTATTGTTGACGGCAGAGGTATCGCAGCAGCACTGATAATGGGATCTGCCGGGGTGCAGATGGGATCCAGATTCTTAATGACTGACGAATGCCAGGTCAATCAACGGGTGAAGGAAAAGATTTCACAGGCTACCGATACAGATACAGAGGTAACTGGTATTTTAGCAGGAGTAATGGTAAGAGGCTTAAAAAATAATTTCACAGAAAAATTCTTGAAACTTGAACGCAGCGGTGCTGAGCCTATGGTACTTTTCGAGCTGGCAACAGGAACGAACCGCCTTTCAGCCATTGATGGGGATATAGAAAATGGTTCAGTACAGGTGGGGCAGAGTCTGAATGTACTTAATAAGATACAAAGTGTCGAAGATGTGGTGCTGGAGTTAATGGAAGAAACTAAAACAATTCTTAGCAGTGCAAATGGTATTCTTGCTGATTAA
- a CDS encoding LysM peptidoglycan-binding domain-containing protein: MSTPCPSNRFWEIRPGDTLFLIALQIGTTEEILQQLNPTVDPRNLHVGGTLCLPPTGCPSGVFWVVAQGDTLFTIAQAIGTTVERLLELNPNIIPTNLQIGQAICLPD, from the coding sequence ATGAGTACTCCCTGCCCGTCCAATCGTTTCTGGGAAATAAGGCCCGGAGATACATTGTTCCTGATAGCACTTCAAATAGGAACTACCGAGGAAATACTGCAGCAGCTTAATCCCACTGTCGACCCACGTAACCTTCATGTGGGCGGCACCCTATGCCTGCCGCCTACCGGTTGTCCATCGGGTGTATTCTGGGTCGTTGCCCAAGGTGATACCCTATTCACTATAGCACAAGCAATAGGAACCACAGTGGAGCGGCTGTTAGAGCTTAACCCAAATATAATCCCCACTAATTTGCAAATCGGCCAGGCCATTTGTCTGCCCGATTGA
- a CDS encoding VOC family protein: MFNRIEHAAFMVKDCDASKQFYQEHFGFKVRLEMNSPAPGLKKIIFITLGDTELELIETTEPPKISGCHICLGTDNFDDDFQRLTAADIKVAQQPVPASADRKRAAFHGPDGEEIEIIG; the protein is encoded by the coding sequence ATGTTTAATCGTATTGAGCATGCTGCTTTTATGGTCAAGGACTGCGATGCGTCTAAGCAGTTTTACCAGGAACACTTTGGCTTTAAAGTCCGGCTGGAGATGAATTCACCGGCGCCGGGATTAAAGAAGATTATCTTTATAACCCTTGGCGATACGGAGTTAGAACTGATTGAGACCACTGAACCACCGAAAATATCCGGTTGTCACATCTGTTTAGGTACTGATAATTTCGATGACGACTTCCAGCGGCTTACCGCCGCCGACATAAAGGTAGCTCAACAGCCGGTACCGGCAAGCGCCGACAGGAAAAGAGCTGCGTTTCATGGGCCTGATGGTGAAGAGATTGAGATAATCGGATAG